The Anaerolineae bacterium genome contains the following window.
ACGCTCCGGAGTGTGTGGCCGCTGCTCAGATCTGGCGGGACATGATCTTCAAGTACAAAGCCGCCAACCCCGCCCTCTCCGCCCGTGAGTCCACCGTTCCGCTGCAGGACTACATTGACGGCACCGTCTCGATGACGTTCATCCAGCCTTGGGGTATGGAACTGGTCCGGCAGGGCAATCCTGAACGCTGGGAGAACACCAAGCTGGTTCCTCTGCCTCAGTATGATCCTGAGAACCCCAAGACGAAAGTGAACGCTTACTACTGGGGCGTCAACGCCGATAGCCAGGTGCAGGAAGAAGCCTGGAAGTTCATCGCCTTCCTGGCCTCCCATCCGGGCCGCTGGCTGCTGGAAGTGAACTTCCTGCAGGCCAACGCCAACATGGATCAACTGCCAGAAGCGGCTGAATTCCCCTATGCCGAGTCGTGGATGAAAGCGCTTGAACCTGGTGAGTTCTTCCAGCTCTACCCCAATGCCAACGAAACCCACGAAGCCCTGCGTGTGGCCCTGGAAGACATCCTGTTCAACGATGCAGACATCCAGACGACGCTTGACAACCTGAAGGCTGAACTGGACTTCATTGTCCAGTAAACGGTAGCTCACAGCACACTGACCGGGTTGGCAGAGGCTTCGCGCCTCCGCCAGCCCGGCTTGTGTGGTACTCTGGGATCAGGTGTTCCCGGCACGCTAATGTTCTCCAGCCGGGATTGTGGAGTAAGGCTGGCCCATCATGCATTTCACCTGGAACTATCGCACCACAACTAACCTGTGGGGGTTTCTGTTTGCTCTACCGGCGGCGCTGCTTTTTGTGGTTTTCGCCGCCTATCCGATCCTGCAAACGTTTTACTTCAGCTTCACAGAATACAATCTAGCCCAGCCGCCCCAGTTCATCGGGCTGGAGAATTACCAGACCATCCTGACTACTCCGATCTTCCTCGATTCCGTCGGTTTCACCTTTAAGTACGCCGTCTTCACCTATATCCCGACGCTGATCCTGGCGCTGATCCTGGCGCTAGCCCTGAATTCACGTATTCCACTCCGTGGCACTCTGCGCATGGTCAATTTCATCCCTGTCGTGATCTCGTGGGTGATCGTGGCGGTAATCTGGAAACTGCTCTTTCACCTGCAGGGCCTGATCAATGTCGCTCTCAGCCAGATCGGAATCACGCCGTTTAACTGGCTGCTGGAACGGGAAAGCGCCCAATGGGCGATCATCATCCCCAGTATCTGGAAGGAGACCGGGTTCTACATGGTCATCTTCCTTGCCGGGCTGCAGAATATTCCCGGCGTGTACTATGAAGCCAGTATGATCGACGGCGCTTCCGCCTGGCAGCGCTTTCGCTACATCACCGTCCCCATGCTGCGGCCAACGATCGTGCTGAGCATTGTTGTCGCTATTATCAACGGCCTGAAGATCTTCATCCCCCCGTTCGTGATGACCCAGGGCGGTCCCGCGGGAGCCACGCGGGTGATGGC
Protein-coding sequences here:
- a CDS encoding sugar ABC transporter permease, coding for MHFTWNYRTTTNLWGFLFALPAALLFVVFAAYPILQTFYFSFTEYNLAQPPQFIGLENYQTILTTPIFLDSVGFTFKYAVFTYIPTLILALILALALNSRIPLRGTLRMVNFIPVVISWVIVAVIWKLLFHLQGLINVALSQIGITPFNWLLERESAQWAIIIPSIWKETGFYMVIFLAGLQNIPGVYYEASMIDGASAWQRFRYITVPMLRPTIVLSIVVAIINGLKIFIPPFVMTQGGPAGATRVMALIIYQTAFAFNRMGRASAMAVVLFIIILILTFTQTRLYGTKTE